From Bacteroidales bacterium, one genomic window encodes:
- the nqrC gene encoding NADH:ubiquinone reductase (Na(+)-transporting) subunit C — MDTNKNSYTIIYSTVLVVIVAAVLALVSMGLKAKQQTNIDVEKQLSMLGSANLAKDVKNAPNKNTYVENEFNKYFVKGLVINAKGEIIKSDSTNLVKSEAFQISPEEQYEIMKKIAAATSDSEKDKLMSQLRLPVFVCKTADGKEVSIFSCYGPGLWGPIWGYISLQDDFRTVYGALYDHKSETPGLGAEIVTDKFRGQFSGKEIFKDNTLVSVKVVKGGAKDHEHEVDALSGATITSTAVQTMLMNWLQYYLPYIQKNKDSKDAADKAEFIQTENAAADSLIIK; from the coding sequence ATGGATACAAATAAAAATTCATACACTATTATTTATTCAACCGTACTGGTTGTAATAGTTGCAGCCGTCTTAGCTCTGGTTTCAATGGGTTTGAAAGCTAAACAGCAAACCAACATAGATGTTGAAAAACAGCTGAGCATGCTAGGCTCTGCAAATCTTGCAAAGGATGTTAAGAATGCACCCAACAAGAATACTTATGTAGAGAACGAGTTCAACAAATACTTTGTTAAAGGTTTGGTTATCAATGCAAAAGGAGAGATTATCAAATCTGATTCCACCAACCTTGTAAAGAGCGAGGCGTTCCAGATTTCTCCGGAAGAGCAATATGAAATAATGAAGAAAATTGCCGCGGCAACAAGTGATTCTGAAAAAGATAAACTTATGTCACAGCTAAGACTTCCTGTTTTTGTATGCAAAACCGCAGATGGAAAAGAGGTTAGTATTTTCTCCTGCTATGGTCCCGGACTTTGGGGACCTATCTGGGGATATATTTCATTGCAGGATGATTTCCGCACAGTCTATGGTGCTCTGTATGACCATAAAAGCGAGACTCCGGGACTGGGTGCAGAAATTGTCACGGACAAATTCAGAGGTCAGTTTTCAGGGAAGGAAATCTTTAAGGACAATACGCTGGTTTCAGTTAAAGTAGTTAAGGGCGGAGCAAAAGATCATGAACATGAGGTAGATGCACTGTCGGGAGCTACAATAACAAGCACAGCTGTCCAGACAATGCTTATGAACTGGCTGCAATATTACCTTCCTTATATTCAGAAAAATAAGGATAGCAAGGATGCTGCCGACAAGGCCGAATTTATTCAGACGGAAAATGCTGCAGC
- a CDS encoding NADH:ubiquinone reductase (Na(+)-transporting) subunit B: MNWILKYIDKIKPKYSKGGKFGWLHSTFEAFESFAAVPATVTKSRTQIRDCVDLKRVMITVVVALLPPLFFGMWNTGDQHSIAFGLDWGFWMKVWFGFYKILPLILVSYIVGLGIEFASAQIRGHEVNEGYLVTGLLIPMIMPIDVPLWILALAVIFAVIFGKEVFGGTGMNIWNPALLARAFVFFAYPSEITGDSIWIAGLTKPAAGLSVVDGFSGATPLAQASAGVPTPSFLQMFIGNIPGSFGETSTIAILIGAIILICAGVASWKIMVSGVAGALGIGLLANAFAAPGTYAALPAVYHLVMGGFAFGIVYMATDPVSSCQTEVGKWIYGFLIGAFCVTLRLFNPGYREGMMLSILMFNTVAPLIDYMVMRPNINRRMKRTVAAVNNNVKTE; encoded by the coding sequence ATGAATTGGATATTAAAATACATAGATAAGATTAAGCCAAAGTATAGCAAGGGCGGAAAATTTGGATGGCTGCATTCAACGTTTGAGGCGTTTGAATCTTTTGCCGCCGTTCCCGCAACCGTAACCAAGAGCCGCACTCAAATAAGAGATTGCGTTGATTTGAAGAGAGTTATGATAACGGTTGTTGTAGCTCTTCTTCCTCCTTTGTTCTTTGGAATGTGGAATACCGGAGACCAGCACTCAATTGCTTTTGGTCTTGACTGGGGATTCTGGATGAAGGTATGGTTTGGATTTTACAAAATCCTTCCTTTAATATTAGTCTCCTACATTGTAGGACTTGGGATTGAATTTGCCTCAGCGCAAATAAGAGGACATGAAGTAAATGAGGGTTATCTGGTTACCGGATTGCTGATACCGATGATAATGCCAATTGATGTTCCTCTTTGGATTCTTGCGCTTGCGGTAATATTTGCGGTAATATTTGGTAAAGAGGTATTTGGAGGAACAGGAATGAATATCTGGAATCCGGCATTGCTGGCCAGGGCATTTGTGTTCTTTGCATACCCTTCTGAAATTACCGGAGATTCTATTTGGATTGCCGGACTTACAAAACCTGCCGCAGGACTAAGCGTTGTTGACGGATTCTCCGGCGCAACTCCTCTTGCTCAGGCATCTGCGGGAGTTCCTACTCCAAGTTTTCTGCAAATGTTCATCGGAAATATTCCGGGTTCATTTGGCGAGACTTCTACTATTGCAATTTTGATTGGAGCAATAATTCTTATATGCGCAGGCGTAGCAAGCTGGAAGATAATGGTTTCCGGCGTTGCCGGAGCATTGGGCATAGGACTTCTTGCTAATGCGTTTGCAGCTCCCGGAACTTATGCAGCGCTTCCAGCCGTTTATCATTTGGTAATGGGAGGTTTTGCATTTGGTATTGTCTATATGGCTACGGACCCTGTAAGTTCTTGCCAGACAGAAGTTGGCAAATGGATTTACGGATTTTTGATTGGAGCGTTCTGCGTTACTTTAAGATTATTCAATCCGGGCTACAGAGAGGGAATGATGCTTTCTATCCTGATGTTCAACACGGTAGCGCCGCTTATTGACTATATGGTAATGCGCCCCAACATTAACAGGAGAATGAAAAGAACCGTTGCCGCAGTTAATAACAATGTTAAAACGGAATAA
- a CDS encoding acetyltransferase, translating to MEEKFFAHPSAIIDDNCTIGEGTKIWHFSHIMEGAVIGRHCNIGQNVVISPGVVLGNNCKVQNNVSVYTGVVCGDDVFLGPSCVFTNVINPRSAVNRKSEYAQTQIGTGVTIGANATIVCGHDIGNYAFIGAGAVVTKEVPPYALVVGNPAKQIGWMSEYGYKLIFKKDETGSFTAVCKGSGVKYKLYNNTVYKL from the coding sequence ATGGAAGAGAAATTTTTTGCACATCCTTCTGCGATTATTGATGATAATTGCACAATTGGAGAGGGGACAAAAATATGGCACTTCTCTCATATTATGGAGGGGGCTGTCATTGGAAGACATTGTAATATCGGACAAAATGTTGTGATTTCACCGGGCGTTGTACTTGGAAACAATTGCAAGGTTCAGAACAATGTATCTGTCTATACAGGAGTTGTTTGCGGGGATGATGTATTTCTTGGCCCGTCATGTGTTTTTACAAATGTTATAAATCCCCGCAGCGCGGTAAATCGCAAAAGCGAGTATGCTCAGACTCAAATCGGGACCGGGGTCACGATAGGTGCCAATGCTACTATTGTATGCGGCCATGACATTGGAAATTACGCGTTTATAGGAGCGGGCGCAGTTGTTACCAAAGAGGTTCCGCCCTACGCTCTTGTAGTTGGAAACCCTGCAAAACAAATAGGGTGGATGAGCGAATACGGTTACAAGCTCATTTTTAAAAAGGATGAAACAGGCTCATTTACAGCTGTATGTAAAGGCAGCGGAGTGAAATATAAACTTTATAATAATACTGTTTATAAACTTTAA
- a CDS encoding PorT family protein, with protein sequence MKKLILLSVMMMAASFSFAQSKVNWEVKGGLNMSTFTRGGDWSFNHRTVWRAGAAADISIGKGVYIQPSVFFSEKGVNHSDYLYKTYGYQDLHLSYIEIPVNLMYRFPLSKTKDISLDLALGPYYAYGVNGKAKYSTGTKDLFKESKFKRNDFGVNAELCFDVYHFLVGAAVQIGFTDLKSNNFNNYCFNLNVGYRF encoded by the coding sequence ATGAAAAAACTTATTCTTCTATCAGTTATGATGATGGCAGCATCTTTTTCCTTTGCACAGTCCAAGGTAAATTGGGAAGTAAAAGGCGGGCTTAACATGAGTACATTTACACGAGGGGGCGACTGGAGTTTCAATCACAGGACAGTATGGAGGGCCGGGGCAGCCGCAGACATTAGTATTGGAAAAGGAGTATATATTCAGCCATCCGTATTCTTTTCAGAAAAAGGTGTTAATCACTCTGATTATCTATACAAAACATACGGATACCAAGATTTACACTTGTCATACATAGAAATCCCGGTTAATTTGATGTACCGCTTCCCTCTCTCCAAAACAAAGGATATTAGCCTTGATTTGGCATTAGGTCCTTACTATGCTTATGGCGTAAATGGTAAGGCTAAGTACTCCACAGGGACAAAGGATCTGTTTAAGGAGAGCAAATTCAAACGTAACGATTTTGGAGTTAACGCCGAATTATGTTTTGACGTCTACCACTTCTTGGTTGGAGCAGCCGTACAGATTGGATTTACTGACTTGAAATCTAATAATTTCAACAATTACTGCTTCAACCTTAATGTTGGATACAGGTTCTGA
- a CDS encoding Na(+)-translocating NADH-quinone reductase subunit A — MINNIRLHRGLDIPLNGMAQQKIWKTIIPDVIAVKPTDFKFVMPKLLVKEGDTVKAGQFVFTDKYRPEIGFSAPCSGKVKAIVRGEKRKLLAVEITPDSTFDYINFEAVKDVEKASREDLTKKLLDSGLWASIIQRPYGVIANPKDTPKAIVISAFNSAPLAANINFTMKDEIENMQTGIDALAKFTNGKIYVNLDAKDYAASPLYKLNGVEKTCFEGPHPAGNVGVQIHHLCPIGKGEIVWTIKPVQLAAIGKFFKTGIYDLSRLVAIAGTRVENPAYVKCIPGISMHTISDAIGSKKEEKICGAEVGIRYISGNVLDGENVGPDGYLGFYDDQITLISEGNYREMFGWAKIFRPKKFSFSRTYLSFLTPNKKYNPDTNLNGGVRPFVVTGLYEKVVPMDIYPVYLLKAILAEDIDKMEQLGIYEVIGEDLALCEYVCPSKINVQEIVDKGISLMIKEMA, encoded by the coding sequence ATGATAAATAATATAAGACTTCACAGAGGACTGGACATCCCATTAAACGGAATGGCTCAGCAGAAGATCTGGAAGACCATTATCCCGGATGTGATAGCTGTAAAACCAACTGACTTTAAATTTGTAATGCCCAAACTCCTTGTAAAAGAGGGAGATACTGTAAAGGCAGGACAGTTTGTATTTACAGACAAGTACCGTCCGGAAATAGGTTTCTCAGCCCCGTGCAGCGGAAAAGTAAAGGCTATTGTCAGAGGAGAAAAGAGAAAACTTCTGGCAGTTGAAATTACTCCCGACAGTACCTTTGACTACATCAATTTTGAGGCAGTCAAAGACGTGGAAAAAGCAAGCAGGGAAGATCTTACAAAAAAATTACTGGACAGCGGATTATGGGCTTCCATTATTCAGCGTCCTTACGGCGTCATAGCAAATCCTAAGGATACGCCAAAGGCGATAGTTATTTCCGCCTTCAATTCTGCGCCTCTTGCCGCAAACATCAATTTCACAATGAAAGATGAGATTGAAAATATGCAGACCGGCATTGACGCGCTAGCAAAATTCACAAACGGCAAAATCTACGTAAACCTTGATGCTAAGGATTATGCAGCATCGCCGCTTTATAAATTAAACGGAGTAGAAAAGACATGTTTTGAGGGACCTCATCCTGCAGGCAACGTAGGTGTTCAAATTCATCATCTTTGCCCTATCGGCAAAGGGGAGATTGTTTGGACCATCAAGCCTGTGCAGCTTGCAGCAATTGGAAAGTTCTTCAAAACAGGCATTTATGATCTATCCCGTCTTGTTGCAATTGCGGGCACCCGCGTTGAGAATCCCGCTTATGTTAAATGCATCCCCGGCATATCAATGCACACAATAAGTGATGCTATCGGGAGTAAAAAAGAGGAGAAGATTTGCGGAGCAGAAGTGGGTATCAGATATATAAGCGGCAACGTTCTGGATGGTGAAAATGTAGGTCCCGACGGTTATCTTGGTTTTTATGATGATCAGATAACCCTCATATCTGAAGGCAATTACAGAGAGATGTTCGGATGGGCCAAAATTTTCAGACCTAAGAAGTTCAGCTTCTCCAGGACCTATCTTTCTTTCCTGACTCCTAATAAGAAATATAATCCGGATACAAATCTTAACGGCGGAGTAAGACCATTTGTGGTCACCGGCCTGTATGAGAAGGTTGTTCCGATGGATATCTATCCTGTTTATCTTCTTAAGGCAATTCTTGCGGAAGACATTGACAAGATGGAACAGCTTGGAATTTATGAAGTTATAGGAGAAGACCTTGCGCTTTGCGAATATGTCTGCCCTTCTAAAATAAATGTCCAGGAGATTGTGGACAAGGGTATTAGTTTAATGATTAAAGAGATGGCTTAG
- a CDS encoding UvrD-helicase domain-containing protein: protein MESEGNLIFEGLNEPQKEAVNHIEGPSLIIAGAGSGKTRVLTCKVANILAKGYDPSCVLALTFTNKAAKEMKERIGTLVGRRAAYRVWMGTFHSIFLRFLRQYAELLNFPPGFTIYDKDDSRSLVKRCIKELQLDDSSYKPAEISSRISKAKNDFITPDSYVANVQMMEADRRAHKARFCEVYQLYQKRCVEQGAMDFDDILLNTYRLLSNFPDAFSQIKAMFRFILVDEYQDTNFIQYLILRGLAQDHHNITVVGDDSQSIYAFRGARIENILNFRKDYPESKIYRLEQNYRSSQTIVNAANSLISKNKNQLSKKCFSEKDMGEKIEIIQAYTEQEEALLVASSIAEQMYKSKEKYDAFAVLYRTNAQSRAIEEALRKKNMPYKIFAGHSFYERAEIKNMIAYLRLIENPLDDEAFKRVINFPARGIGATTLEKLIGAATLKHTCICNVVKELTPDEINLRPAVLGKIRDFVAGIDKLREGLDTRDAYEIAVQLNTMFGITAEMKKDLSLDGQSRLENVEEFFNSIKEFVDEGAAEYVELEGADNEGADGAGNLADGGQEPDVPLITLDLYLQNIALISDSDSPVSGSGEIKPAGNGEEKNENKISLMTVHAAKGLEFPYVYVVGMEENLFPSGGAYGASEKDIEEERRLFYVAITRAKEGVKLSYARSRMKYGEYVNNLPSRFLKEIDKQYLKNPIEGAGAASDGASFLNFGQRFVKPNNQRSNIEVKQPEQKRDSLAGGGRSYSRTFTPASEMRPKDPNFIPDSPLKMKEGQRVEHERFGFGTILSLFGDSIDRKAIVDFDHGGRKTLLLKFAKMKIV, encoded by the coding sequence ATGGAAAGTGAAGGGAATTTAATTTTTGAAGGTCTAAACGAGCCTCAAAAAGAGGCAGTTAACCATATAGAGGGGCCGTCCCTGATAATAGCCGGGGCGGGCAGCGGAAAAACGAGGGTTCTTACTTGCAAGGTTGCCAATATTTTAGCAAAGGGGTACGATCCTTCTTGCGTATTGGCTCTTACGTTTACAAATAAGGCCGCAAAGGAGATGAAAGAGAGGATAGGCACGCTTGTGGGCAGGCGCGCCGCGTATAGAGTTTGGATGGGAACATTTCACTCTATATTTTTGAGGTTCCTGCGGCAATATGCTGAGCTGCTGAATTTTCCCCCGGGTTTCACAATTTACGACAAGGATGACAGCCGGTCTCTTGTAAAGAGGTGCATAAAAGAACTTCAGCTGGATGACTCTTCTTACAAACCTGCGGAGATAAGCAGCAGAATATCAAAGGCCAAGAATGATTTTATTACTCCCGACAGTTATGTCGCAAATGTACAGATGATGGAGGCGGACAGGCGTGCGCATAAGGCCAGATTCTGTGAGGTTTACCAGCTTTATCAGAAGCGGTGCGTTGAACAGGGGGCGATGGATTTTGACGATATTCTTCTTAATACATACAGGCTGCTGAGCAATTTTCCCGATGCATTCAGCCAAATAAAGGCAATGTTCAGATTCATCTTAGTAGATGAGTATCAGGATACTAACTTTATCCAGTATCTGATATTAAGGGGACTTGCGCAAGATCATCATAACATCACAGTTGTTGGAGATGATTCTCAAAGCATCTACGCTTTCAGAGGGGCAAGGATTGAGAATATTTTAAACTTCAGAAAGGATTATCCGGAATCAAAAATTTACAGGCTGGAGCAGAATTACCGCTCTTCCCAGACAATTGTAAATGCGGCTAATTCGCTGATTAGCAAGAATAAAAATCAGCTCTCCAAGAAATGTTTCTCAGAGAAAGATATGGGGGAGAAGATAGAAATCATACAAGCATATACGGAACAGGAGGAGGCTTTGCTTGTTGCCTCTTCCATAGCGGAACAGATGTATAAGTCCAAAGAGAAGTATGATGCGTTTGCAGTTCTGTACAGGACTAATGCTCAGAGCCGTGCAATAGAGGAGGCGCTGCGCAAGAAGAACATGCCTTATAAAATTTTTGCCGGTCACTCTTTTTATGAGCGTGCGGAAATTAAAAATATGATAGCATATCTCCGCCTTATTGAGAATCCTCTTGATGATGAGGCGTTTAAGAGAGTAATAAATTTTCCGGCAAGAGGCATTGGCGCAACTACCTTGGAAAAACTTATTGGAGCTGCAACTCTAAAGCACACATGCATTTGCAATGTTGTAAAAGAACTTACTCCGGATGAAATCAATTTGCGTCCCGCTGTGCTGGGGAAGATAAGAGACTTTGTGGCAGGCATAGATAAGCTGCGGGAAGGACTTGATACTCGCGATGCTTATGAAATTGCCGTTCAGCTGAATACGATGTTTGGAATAACCGCGGAGATGAAAAAAGATTTATCTCTTGACGGGCAGAGCAGGCTGGAAAATGTTGAGGAGTTCTTTAATAGTATCAAAGAGTTTGTTGATGAGGGAGCTGCTGAGTATGTGGAACTTGAAGGGGCTGATAATGAGGGTGCCGACGGTGCAGGCAATTTGGCAGATGGCGGACAGGAGCCTGATGTACCGCTGATTACGCTTGATTTATATCTGCAGAATATTGCATTGATTAGTGATTCTGATTCTCCTGTGTCGGGCTCGGGTGAGATAAAACCGGCAGGAAACGGCGAAGAAAAAAATGAGAATAAAATTTCTCTGATGACCGTTCACGCTGCAAAAGGACTTGAGTTTCCTTACGTGTATGTAGTTGGAATGGAGGAGAATCTTTTCCCCAGCGGAGGAGCTTACGGAGCTTCTGAAAAAGATATTGAGGAGGAGCGCAGGCTGTTTTATGTGGCTATAACCAGGGCCAAGGAGGGAGTGAAATTATCATACGCGCGTTCCAGAATGAAGTATGGAGAGTACGTTAACAATTTGCCAAGTAGATTCCTTAAAGAGATTGATAAACAATATCTTAAGAACCCAATTGAAGGCGCGGGCGCTGCATCTGATGGGGCCTCATTTTTAAATTTCGGGCAGCGTTTTGTTAAGCCAAATAATCAGAGATCCAACATTGAAGTTAAGCAGCCTGAGCAGAAGAGAGATAGTCTGGCCGGCGGCGGGCGCTCATATAGCCGGACATTTACTCCTGCATCTGAGATGCGTCCAAAAGATCCCAATTTTATTCCCGATTCGCCTCTTAAGATGAAAGAGGGACAGAGGGTGGAGCATGAGCGTTTTGGTTTTGGCACAATTTTATCACTCTTCGGTGACTCTATAGACAGGAAGGCAATTGTGGATTTTGACCATGGAGGGAGAAAAACCTTGCTTCTTAAGTTTGCAAAGATGAAAATTGTTTAA
- a CDS encoding carbon starvation protein A, translating to MITFLLSIVLLIIGYFTYGKYLERMFGADPARITPAHRLADGVDYEVLDYKRVYIIQFLNIAGLGPIFGAILGAAYGPLAYLWIIIGCIFMGAAHDYVSGMLSVRNNGSQLPGLAKRYLGKKISVVMVVFNCFLLLAVGSSFVNGPADLLNVLTNTNNIKIWLFVIFAYYICATLLPISKIIGKIYPYMGAVLILMAVMLFGAIIYHGFSSNPAIHCKLMELTPATFHNFKTPSPAYLIPMLFITISCGAISGFHGTQSPLMARCIENEKYGRKVFYGAMITEGIVASIWATAAIAFYNGADGLNVALAGGMTPAKIIHTICYSWLGKFGAIIAIIGVIVCPITSGDTAFRSMRIVIADAFGIGQKKIKNRIYIAIPIFFLAFLVSNMEFTQIWNLVGISNQTLAAITLWTCAAYLASEKKCHWIMTLPAMFLTFICVAYIMMAPSNRGGFHMAANLGYVIAVVTTLVVTVIFLFYAKSDKLTKLVAEHANDITASCENK from the coding sequence ATGATAACTTTTTTGCTTTCTATTGTTCTTCTAATAATTGGATATTTCACTTACGGCAAATATTTGGAGAGAATGTTCGGGGCGGATCCGGCAAGAATAACCCCGGCCCACAGATTGGCAGACGGAGTTGATTATGAGGTACTTGATTATAAAAGAGTTTATATTATTCAATTTCTGAATATTGCCGGACTTGGACCAATATTCGGAGCAATTCTTGGAGCCGCTTACGGACCCCTTGCCTATTTATGGATAATAATAGGTTGTATCTTTATGGGAGCTGCTCACGATTATGTTTCCGGAATGCTTTCAGTTAGAAATAACGGCAGCCAGCTTCCCGGACTGGCTAAAAGATATTTGGGCAAGAAAATAAGTGTGGTAATGGTGGTATTCAATTGCTTCCTTTTGCTGGCAGTTGGTTCTTCATTTGTAAACGGTCCCGCGGATTTGCTTAATGTCCTGACAAATACAAATAATATCAAAATCTGGCTTTTTGTAATTTTTGCATATTACATCTGCGCAACGCTGCTGCCAATCAGCAAGATTATCGGAAAGATTTATCCTTATATGGGTGCAGTGCTGATACTTATGGCTGTCATGCTGTTTGGCGCAATTATATATCACGGTTTTTCATCCAACCCTGCAATACATTGCAAACTTATGGAGCTGACACCTGCAACGTTCCATAATTTTAAAACACCTTCACCGGCATATCTTATTCCCATGCTTTTCATAACCATCTCATGCGGAGCAATTTCCGGATTCCACGGAACACAATCTCCCCTGATGGCACGTTGCATAGAGAATGAAAAATACGGAAGAAAAGTTTTCTACGGCGCAATGATAACAGAGGGTATTGTTGCAAGCATTTGGGCAACAGCTGCCATAGCATTTTATAACGGAGCTGACGGACTGAATGTTGCGCTTGCAGGCGGAATGACTCCGGCAAAAATAATCCACACAATTTGTTACAGCTGGCTTGGAAAATTCGGGGCAATAATTGCAATAATCGGAGTTATAGTATGTCCAATTACAAGCGGAGATACTGCCTTCAGAAGCATGAGAATTGTAATTGCAGATGCATTTGGCATTGGACAGAAAAAAATTAAAAACAGAATCTACATAGCCATCCCTATATTTTTCCTGGCATTCCTGGTAAGCAACATGGAATTTACTCAAATCTGGAATCTGGTTGGCATAAGCAATCAAACGCTAGCAGCCATAACTCTTTGGACTTGTGCAGCTTATCTTGCATCTGAAAAGAAATGCCACTGGATAATGACTTTGCCCGCAATGTTTCTTACTTTTATCTGCGTAGCATATATTATGATGGCACCATCAAACCGCGGCGGATTTCACATGGCTGCAAACCTGGGTTACGTAATTGCTGTTGTTACAACTCTTGTTGTTACGGTAATATTCTTGTTCTATGCAAAGAGCGATAAACTCACAAAACTTGTAGCAGAACATGCAAATGATATAACTGCAAGCTGCGAAAATAAATAA
- a CDS encoding DUF4493 domain-containing protein: MRELCWKGGCMRNLCCAIFIVGLLMSGCTPYISEESETGREETVGSSKITFRIDGDSYKKAVQITEESAGANALISKNVNSLSGLPGVLDTNNYILKVINSSGKEIYSGAYASRPEVLNVTAGTYTVRVLSREFKEPEQDFPLFGDEQTVKVKKDSTARVALISSQLTGGIKLAYTSNFTRYFKGTGVYMKKDSAVAKCFYYSPHYVFFYPGDVSVIYKNKDGDPSYTPDDIKTYVDTVLLTRKLKAGDMVTIKLDYVLSKVTGEGIKILVDTTRNWVSEYFNLGSIAPYGSNSIFEAGKAIGDTMTVFGYIVGGDLTSSSVKRKAPFTSKTHFAIATNSWQSLREKCMGVELSASSKFRGELNLVDNPWLLGKPVIVRGTIVDSYMGYPGMKSLKFYKLL, from the coding sequence ATGAGAGAATTGTGTTGGAAAGGCGGATGCATGAGGAATTTATGCTGTGCCATTTTTATTGTTGGTCTTTTAATGAGCGGCTGTACGCCGTATATATCTGAAGAGAGCGAGACCGGCCGGGAAGAAACTGTCGGGAGCTCAAAAATTACATTTAGAATTGACGGGGATTCTTACAAAAAAGCTGTGCAGATAACTGAAGAGTCTGCAGGCGCTAATGCTTTGATTTCCAAGAATGTCAATTCATTATCCGGATTGCCCGGAGTGCTGGATACAAATAATTACATACTTAAGGTTATAAACAGTTCCGGCAAGGAAATTTATTCCGGAGCGTATGCATCACGTCCGGAAGTCTTAAACGTTACAGCCGGAACTTACACTGTAAGAGTGCTTTCCAGAGAGTTCAAAGAACCGGAGCAGGACTTTCCTCTCTTTGGGGATGAGCAGACTGTGAAAGTAAAAAAGGACAGCACGGCTAGAGTTGCACTTATATCTTCACAGCTGACCGGCGGAATTAAGCTGGCATATACTTCAAACTTTACAAGATATTTTAAAGGAACCGGCGTCTATATGAAAAAGGATTCAGCCGTTGCAAAATGTTTTTATTACTCGCCGCATTATGTTTTTTTCTATCCCGGAGATGTCTCCGTCATCTATAAAAACAAGGACGGTGACCCGTCATACACTCCTGACGATATCAAAACTTATGTTGATACTGTATTGCTAACCAGAAAGTTAAAGGCTGGTGACATGGTGACAATAAAACTGGATTATGTGCTTTCAAAAGTAACAGGTGAAGGAATAAAAATTTTAGTTGATACTACAAGAAATTGGGTAAGCGAATACTTTAATTTAGGCAGCATTGCTCCGTATGGAAGCAATTCCATATTTGAGGCGGGCAAGGCAATCGGGGACACAATGACAGTGTTCGGCTACATAGTAGGAGGAGACTTAACTTCCTCATCTGTAAAGAGAAAAGCTCCATTTACATCAAAGACTCATTTTGCAATTGCCACTAATTCATGGCAGTCTCTTAGAGAAAAATGCATGGGTGTTGAATTGTCAGCTTCCAGCAAATTCCGCGGTGAACTAAATCTTGTAGATAATCCATGGCTGCTTGGGAAACCTGTAATTGTAAGGGGCACAATTGTGGACTCTTATATGGGCTATCCGGGAATGAAAAGCTTAAAGTTTTATAAATTACTATAG